The following proteins are encoded in a genomic region of Colletotrichum higginsianum IMI 349063 chromosome 9, whole genome shotgun sequence:
- a CDS encoding Triose-phosphate transporter: protein MGIDEKTRVSGEVPRGENGSILPTTNPDVEKSQPSKAQIHPALYVIVWISLSSSVILFNKWILDTLNFRYPVILTTYHLTFATIMTQILARWTHVLDGRKSVKMTGRVYVRAIVPIGIFFSLSLICGNLTYLYLSVAFIQMLKATTPVAVLLSGWALGVSQPNLKVFLNVSVIVVGVVVASIGEIKFVWIGVIYQIGGVIFEALRLTMVQRLLSSADYKMDPLVSVYYFAPICAAMNLAVALIWEIPKVTMDQVYNVGLFTFFLNGLCAFLLNVSVVFLIGKTSSLVLTLCGVLKDVMLVVASMMIWGTQVSGLQFFGYSIALGGMVYYKLGYEQIKGYMGEAGRQWADFGQRKPILRKLSIIVLSAFVLFTMLGGLAPTYAPEYDPHNLINEVNSHFGSSRA from the exons ATGGGCATCGACGAGAAGACGCGCGTCTCGGGCGAGGTCCCTCGCGGCGAGAACGGCTCCATCCTGCCCACGACGAACCCCGACGTTGAGAAGAGCCAGCCCTCCAAGGCTCAGATTCATCCCGCACTCTACGTCAT TGTCTGGATTTCGCTGTCGTCCTCGGTCATTCTGTTCAACAAATGGATTCTCGATACCCTCAACTTCC GCTACCCGGTCATCTTGACAACCTACCACTTAACCTTTGCGACCATTATGACCCAGATCCTTGCTCGCTGGACTCATGTTCTTGACGGGCGCAAGTCGGTCAAGATGACTGGCCGCGTTTACGTGCGGGCCATTGTACCGATTGGCATCTTCTTCAGCTTGAGTTTGATCTGCGGTAACCTGACATACCTGTACCTTTCCGTCGCCTTCATCCAGATGCTCAAG GCCACTACCCCCGTCGCCGTTCTCCTCTCCGGATGGGCTCTTGGTGTCTCCCAGCCTAACCTGAAGGTCTTCCTGAATGTCTCCGTCATTGTCGTCGGTGTCGTAGTCGCGTCGATAGGCGAGATCAAGTTCGTCTGGATCGGTGTCATCTACCAGATTGGTGGTGTCATTTTCGAGGCTCTGCGTCTCACCATGGTCCAGCGCCTGCTCAGCTCTGCGGACTATAAGATGGACCCCCTCGTCTCCGTCTACTACTTCGCACCTATTTGTGCCGCCATGAATCTGGCGGTTGCCCTGATCTGGGAAATCCCCAAGGTTACCATGGATCAAGTTTACAATGTCGGCCTGTTCACCTTCTTCCTGAACGGTCTCTGCGCCTTCTTGCTGAACGTCTCTGTCGTCTTTCTG ATCGGCAAGACTTCTTCCCTCGTCCTGACCCTCTGCGGCGTCCTCAAGGATGTCATGCTGGTCGTCGCTTCCATGATGATCTGGGGCACGCAGGTGTCTGGTCTTCAATTCTTCGGTTACAGCAttgccctcggcggcatGGTCTACTACAAGCTCGGTTATGAGCAAATCAAGGGCTACATGGGCGAGGCCGGTCGCCAATGGGCCGACTTTGGTCAGCGTAAGCCCATCCTTCGCAAGCTCAGCATCATCGTCCTCTCGGCGTTCGTCCTATTCACCATGCTCGGTGGCCTGGCACCGACGTACGCTCCTGAGTACGATCCTCACAACCTTATCAATGAGGTTAACAGCCACTTCGGTAGCAGCAGGGCATAG
- a CDS encoding 60S ribosomal protein L27: MASMDLTRRDVNVLDKIKDPESDPSTNVMLDPSLPRDPHITNTSVYERVIQKEREIILSMQQLELQLAGLRPKTVAEPVQEYKGLLSKLDDFIEEYPNYASLRNNRVQALRRLYGDTMLLAGPPATPQRLIQSPEPAEATQHARIALEDIDMSIALLTPRTVFGAMSPQAAKTLSLAYTQRAAIYHTSAKLMDDHAVQVEESRREARWTKLKFEEAASHDFAFGGRYGNEIAKGLAVSTNPTAKLCGQMVREAMKKDRRKGLLRILALLLLLAIDPRGRSTQPDHQSKDRVSDLGDDRTVFDATSTSARPASPPTAQVKMKFLKVGRVAIITHGRYAGKKVRMPRGFRESPLRPALFPEEGNTDQPNTFERDVEKPMHPPQIGNDDGNEHVYLDFAPTMLTLPSQVVIIQPVDSGNKAHPFGHALVAGIERYPSKITRRMSKTRQEKRNKIKPFVKLVNYNHLMPTRYTLELEGLKGVVSNDTFKEVTQREDAKKTVKKVLEERYTSGKNRWFFTPLRF; the protein is encoded by the exons ATGGCTTCCATGGACCTGACCCGACGCGATGTCAATGTACTTGACAAGATCAAGGACCCCGAGTCCGACCCTTCGACCAACGTCATGCTAGACCCGTCCCTGCCCCGAGACCCTCACATCACCAACACGTCCGTCTACGAACGTGTCATCCAGAAGGAACGCGAAATCATCCTGTCCATGCAGCAGCTCGAACTCCAGTTGGCAGGATTGAGGCCGAAGACCGTGGCCGAACCGGTGCAGGAGTACAAGGGCCTCCTCTCGAAGCTCGACGACTTTATAGAGGAATACCCCAACTACGCCAGCTTGAGAAACAACCGCGTGCAGGCATTGAGACGACTGTACGGCGACACTATGCTGTTGGCAGGACCGCCGGCTACACCTCAACGACTCATCCAGAGCCCCGAGCCAGCCGAAGCGACCCAGCATGCGAGAATTGCACTAGAAGACATCGATATGTCTATTGCTCTCCTCACGCCGCGCACCGTATTTGGCGCCATGTCGCCGCAGGCCGCCAAGACGCTGTCTCTCGCGTACACGCAGCGGGCTGCCATCTATCACACCTCGGCAAAGCTGATGGACGACCACGCTGTGCAGGTCGAAGAATCCCGGCGTGAAGCGAGATGGACGAAGCTCAAgttcgaggaggcggcctcGCACGACTTTGCCTTTGGCGGGAGGTATGGCAACGAGATTGCTAAAGGGCTGGCGGTGAGCACGAACCCGACTGCAAAGCTGTGCGGGCAAATGGTTCGGGAGGCGATGAAGAAGGA CCGCCGCAAGGGTCTGCTGCGTAttcttgcccttctccttctcctcgcgaTTGATCCTCGTGGCCGCAGCACCCAGCCCGATCACCAGAGCAAAGATAGGGTCAGCGACCTTGGAGATGAT CGGACTGTTTTCGACGCAACTTCAACATCAGCACGCCCAGCATCCCCCCCGACAGCGCAGGTCAAAATGAAGTTCCTCAAGGTCGGCcgcgtcgccatcatcacccaCGGCCGCTACGCCGGCAAGAAGGTACGAATGCCACGAGGATTCCGAGAATCACCCCTTCGCCCAGCATTGTTTCCCGAGGAGGG gaaCACCGACCAGCCAAACACTTTCGAACgcgacgtcgagaagccAATGCATCCTCCGCAAATCGGGAACGATGATGGAAACGAGCACGTGTACTTGGACTTCGCACCAACGATGCTAACGTTACCCTCCCAGgtcgtcatcatccagcCTGTCGACTCCGGCAACAAGGCCCACCCCTTTGGccacgccctcgtcgccggcatcgagcGCTACCCCTCCAAGATCACTCGTCGCATGTCGAAGACGAGACAGGAGAAGCGCAACAAAATCAAGCCCTTCGTCAAGCTGGTCAACTACAACCACCTGATGCCCACCCGCTACACCCTGGAGCTTGAGGGCCTTAAGGGCGTTGTCAGCAACGACACCTTCAAGGAGGTCACCCAGCGTGAGGATGCCAAGAAGACGGTGAAGAAGGTTCTGGAGGAGCGTTACACGAGCGGCAAGAACCGGTGGTTCTTCACGCCTCTGA GATTTTAA
- a CDS encoding 4-hydroxyphenylpyruvate dioxygenase, translating to MSPSAITDSPPQNAAYPASTDLGDGLAVQHPPPNFQGYDHVTWWVGNAKQAAAYYTTLFGFKTVAYKGLETGSRYIASYAVANKGVRFVFTSPVRSLAHLPEDDAISDAERELLREIHAHLEKHGDAVKDVAFEVDNVEAVYAKAVQGGAIAVQPPAVIKDKEHGDVLTAVIRTYGDTTHTLIARGSYRGPFLPGFRAAKPATATVTLPNVPLARIDHCVGNQSWNEMVAACAFYEQCLSFHRFWSVDDSQISTEFSALNSIVMASSNNLVKMPINEPAPGKKKSQIEEYVVFNSGAGVQHIALLTHDIIATVSAMRARGVEFIAVPSTYYDTMRHRLKTEKRNWELKEDLATIEALNILIDYDEQGYLLQLFTKPLMDRPTVFIEIIQRNHFEGFGAGNFKSLFEAIEREQAERGNL from the coding sequence ATGTCCCCTTCTGCTATTACAGACTCCCCGCCACAGAACGCCGCGTACCCGGCATCAACAGACCTCGGCGATGGACTCGCAGTGCAGCACCCGCCGCCCAACTTCCAGGGCTACGACCACGTAACATGGTGGGTGGGCAACGCCAAGCAGGCCGCCGCATACTACACCACTCTCTTCGGCTTCAAAACCGTCGCGTACAAGGGCCTTGAGACGGGCAGCAGGTACATCGCCTCGTACGCCGTCGCCAACAAGGGCGTACGCTTCGTCTTCACGTCCCCCGTGCGCTCTCTCGCCCATCTACCCGAGGACGATGCCATCTCCGACGCGGAGCGCGAGCTCCTGCGCGAGATTCACGCCCACCTCGAGAAGCACGGCGATGCCGTCAAGGATGTCGCCTTCGAGGTCGACAACGTTGAAGCCGTCTacgccaaggccgtccaggggggcgccatcgccgttCAGCCGCCCGCCGTTatcaaggacaaggagcaCGGCGACGTGCTGACGGCCGTCATCCGCACCTACGGCGACACTACTCACACGCTCATCGCCCGTGGCAGCTACCGCGGGCCCTTCCTCCCGGGCTTCCGCGCCGCCAAGCCCGCGACCGCCACCGTTACCCTCCCCAATGTGCCCCTGGCCCGCATCGACCACTGCGTCGGCAACCAGTCGTGGAACGAGATGGTGGCCGCCTGCGCCTTTTATGAACAGTGCCTGTCGTTCCACCGCTTCTGGTCTGTCGACGACTCGCAGATTAGCACCGAGTTCTCGGCCCTCAACTCCATCGTCATGGCGTCCTCCAACAACCTCGTCAAGATGCCCATCAACGAACCCGCCCCGGGCAAGAAGAAGTCCCAGATCGAGGAGTACGTCGTCTTCAActcgggcgccggcgtccagcATATCGCCCTGCTGACGCATGACATCATCGCCACCGTCTCGGCCATGCGCGCCCGCGGCGTCGAGTTTATCGCCGTCCCCTCGACCTACTACGACACCATGCGCCACCGCCTCAAGACGGAGAAGCGGAACTGGGAGCTCAAGGAGGACCTCGCCACCATCGAGGCCCTGAACATTCTCATCGACTATGACGAGCAGGGCTACCTGTTGCAGCTCTTTACCAAGCCGCTGATGGACCGGCCGACTGTGTTTATCGAGATCATTCAGCGCAACCACTTTGAGGGTTTCGGTGCTGGCAACTTCAAGAGCCTGTTTGAGGCCATTGAgcgcgagcaggccgagcgGGGGAACTTGTAA
- a CDS encoding Tfiih basal transcription factor complex p47 subunit yields MADSDGEYHGLSDDDLQVTNGRGADSSKGRGKKGKGGHTKARWEDVKRSWEEVTEGADGSLAVGASLEAEKRRRLLRDTTPLQRGIIRHLVLVLDMSFAMTEKDMLPNRYRVAWAYAADFVKEYFEQNPISQLAIIGMRDGVAIRISDMSGNPTDHLEKLKTFEGQDPSGNPSLQNALEMCRGALFHAPSHGTREVLIVFGALLSSDPGDIHDTITSLIADRIRVSIVGLAAQVAICAELCSRTNAGDDTQYSVCMNDAHFRDLLLAATTPPVTRTAAQSTASLLMMGFPSRTLAQGEATAVCACHNKPAREGYLCTRCGTRVCRLPIECPACSLTLILSTHLARSYHHLFPLRNWVEVLWAEATKSKACYSCLTTFPEPPKASRKKDKDKDSDGVPTTTPVAPTPVIASELKGVSESGRYGCTVCGNHFCIDCDVYAHEVIHNCPGCQSDTRGAPMEVVTETNGTNTHQTNGTAMVLDS; encoded by the exons ATGGCCGACTCCGACGGCGAGTACCATGGGCTGTCCGATGACGACCTCCAAGTAACCAACGGCAGGGGCGCAGACAGCAGCAAGGGTCGCGGCAAGAAGGGAAAGGGTGGCCACACAAAGGCGCGATGGGAGGACGTCAAACGAAGCTGGGAAGAAGTCACAGAAGGCGCGGACGGAAGTCTGGCGGTCGGCGCgagcctcgaggccgagaagaggCGGAGACTGCTCCGGGACACGACGCCGCTGCAGCGTGGCATCATCAGACATCTGGTCCTGGTGCTGGATATGTCTTTCGCCATGACAGAAAAGGACATGCTGCCGAACCGCTATCGCGTCGCCTGGGCGTACGCCGCCGACTTTGTCAAGGAATACTTTGAGCAGAACCCCATCTCGCAGCTGGCCATAATTGGCATGCGGGACGGCGTCGCGATCCGGATCAGCGACATGAGCGGCAACCCGACCGATCACctggagaagctcaagacATTCGAGGGACAAGATCCGTCAGGCAACCCAAGTCTGCAGAATGCGCTCGAGATGTGCCGCGGCGCGCTATT CCACGCACCTTCCCACGGCACGCGCGAAGTGCTCATCGTATTCGGCGCTCTCCTATCCTCCGATCCGGGCGACATTCACGACACAATAACTTccctcatcgccgaccgAATTCGCGTATCCATCGTAGGCCTCGCAGCACAGGTCGCCATCTGCGCTGAGCTATGCTCCCGCAccaacgccggcgacgacacgCAGTACAGCGTGTGCATGAACGATGCCCACTTCCGagacctcctccttgccgcaacgacgccgcccgTCACGCGGACCGCCGCCCAGAGCACCGCCTCGCTGCTCATGATGGGCTTCCCCTCGCGCACCCTCGCGCAGGGCGAGGCTACCGCCGTGTGCGCCTGTCACAACAAGCCTGCCCGCGAGGGTTACCTCTGCACGCGTTGTGGCACGCGCGTATGTCGCTTGCCCATCGAGTGTCCCGCCTGCAGCCTGACCCTCATCTTGTCGACGCATCTAGCACGCTCGTACCACCACCTCTTCCCGCTGAGGAATTGGGTCGAAGTGCTCTGGGCCGAAGCCACTAAATCAAAAGCCTGCTACTCGTGTCTGACAACGTTTCCCGAACCACCAAAGGCGAGCAGGAAaaaggacaaggacaaggatAGCGACGGGGTGCCCACAACGACACCAgtggcgccgacgccagTGATCGCGTCGGAGCTCAAGGGCGTCAGCGAGAGCGGACGGTATGGCTGCACGGTGTGTGGCAACCACTTCTGTATTGACTGTGATGTTTACGCACATGAGGTCATTCACAACTGTCCTGGGTGCCAGAGTGACACCCGCGGGGCGCCGATGGAGGTGGTGACGGAGACAAACGGGACAAACACGCACCAGACGAACGGGACGGCAATGGTGTTGGATTCGTGA